CGAGGGAGGAAAAATTAACACTGCAACCCAATAGGACCAAAAGTTTCTTATAGAAAAACCTCGCACAAAGCAAGAAAACCAGGAAAACACGCTTGAATAAAGTGGCTACCAATAGATAACCTCGAGGATTATACCAGTAATGTCACGCACAAGTACTACTTTTAACTTACATTCATTTTCTACAAGAGGGAAAAAATCACACTGGACAAGATTGTAGAATCTTGTTATTGTACTCGTATTGATAACTACCAGAAATTGTTGGAAcacttgaagaagatgagagagtttcaagttCAACCTCAAAATTGACATCAGCAACTGGCTCCGTTGGATATAGAAGTGGTTTTGGGGGAACCTGTAGTTCATCAATCTCTTCTTCTAGCATATTAAGGACTCGGCTCATCGACGGTCGATCATTAGGGTTCAGTTGTATACACCAAAGAGCAACGATTATCATCTTCCTcgtcttctctctttcctctgctGTGGCCTCTACCATAtcaacttccttttctttgccaagttggtcataaacccataaaggaaaataaatttgacttgAATCCTTTGCGTTTGCATTTACATTTCTCCTTCTACCggccatttccatcaacatcatcccaaaactataaacatcggCTTTGTAAGAAATGCCGCCAATGTCCCTATAGAATAGCTCGGGTGCCATATATCCCAAGGTTCCCCTTGCTGCAGTCAACGTTACTATGTTGTGATCGGTAGGGTAAAGTcttgcaagtccaaagtcagaaactttCGGAGTCAAACTCTGGTCTAGGAGAATATTGTGAGGCTTGATGTCAAAGTGTAGAATTTGCATGTCACATCCTCGATGTAAATACTCTATGCCTCTAGCTATGCCAAGAGAGATCTcatacattttcttataatcCAAAGAATTTTCTCCATCCTTATAGACAATGTGCTTCTCCAAAGATCCATTCGG
The sequence above is drawn from the Eucalyptus grandis isolate ANBG69807.140 chromosome 11, ASM1654582v1, whole genome shotgun sequence genome and encodes:
- the LOC104427280 gene encoding rust resistance kinase Lr10, translating into MYAAEYLLYKAEALSKENRTISYNDIHNAMADGFNLSYWVRPIYRAPPQMKTYDFCFLGFRYLGERCASYDYYNSSWGTALNVALNTVPNPGFVFVHFLAVKYIFGAPCVLILLIYKWMRRHRAMDPNIEEFLQARNNFLPIRYSYSDIKKITKNFKYKLGEGGYGSVYKGILRSGNEVAVKILNKPKSNGQDFISEVGTIGRIHHVNVVQLVGFCFNHSKQALVYDFMPNGSLEKHIVYKDGENSLDYKKMYEISLGIARGIEYLHRGCDMQILHFDIKPHNILLDQSLTPKVSDFGLARLYPTDHNIVTLTAARGTLGYMAPELFYRDIGGISYKADVYSFGMMLMEMAGRRRNVNANAKDSSQIYFPLWVYDQLGKEKEVDMVEATAEEREKTRKMIIVALWCIQLNPNDRPSMSRVLNMLEEEIDELQVPPKPLLYPTEPVADVNFEVELETLSSSSSVPTISGSYQYEYNNKILQSCPV